The Microcoleus sp. bin38.metabat.b11b12b14.051 genome contains a region encoding:
- a CDS encoding AI-2E family transporter, with protein MSEQRITISIPNLLLIVASSLLLVLLWQLRSLLVILMISVVLAASIVPIVNWAETMRVPRWLAVILVYLTLIGGFSGTVVLIGPTVIEQIELLLRQLPLYAESLEAVATNLLSRLTDDAPALVNQLLDTQSLTNWLIRSSQQLVLRSYSLTRGILGGFFSLVLALFISGYMVADSDTLIKSLVQFFPKPWDRKLAAQATPIGQRMGSYIRGRVLVSGILGIFITAGLSFLGMPEFALGLGAIAGVTNLIPFIGPVLGAVPALIVALAKGGWVLLWVLLLFVFIQNLETYVLDPLLVGSSVGVHPLYQLLSVLGGVQVLGIIGAVIVPPWFAGVAALIENLYLKPKLRSEYRETINQAKNNSDLPPLTPSA; from the coding sequence ATGTCAGAACAGCGGATTACCATTTCTATACCAAACTTGCTGCTCATTGTAGCATCATCCTTGCTGCTCGTGCTGCTGTGGCAATTACGCAGCCTGCTCGTAATTCTGATGATATCAGTCGTGCTCGCCGCGTCGATCGTCCCGATCGTCAATTGGGCAGAAACCATGCGCGTTCCCCGGTGGCTAGCGGTGATTCTGGTTTATTTAACTCTGATCGGCGGATTCAGCGGGACGGTAGTGTTAATCGGGCCGACAGTCATCGAACAAATCGAGTTACTGCTGCGGCAGTTACCGTTGTACGCCGAAAGTTTGGAAGCCGTAGCGACTAATCTGTTGAGTCGCCTCACCGATGATGCGCCTGCTTTGGTGAATCAGTTGCTGGATACTCAATCGCTGACTAATTGGTTGATTCGATCGAGTCAACAACTGGTTTTGCGATCGTACAGTTTAACTAGAGGCATTCTCGGCGGATTCTTCAGTCTAGTTTTAGCATTATTTATTTCCGGTTACATGGTGGCCGACAGCGACACGTTAATTAAAAGTTTAGTCCAGTTTTTCCCGAAACCTTGGGATAGAAAACTCGCCGCCCAAGCCACGCCCATCGGCCAAAGAATGGGAAGTTACATTCGCGGGCGCGTTTTAGTTTCGGGGATTTTAGGGATATTTATTACCGCAGGTTTGAGTTTTTTGGGAATGCCGGAGTTTGCTTTGGGCTTAGGTGCGATCGCAGGTGTGACAAATCTAATTCCCTTCATCGGCCCGGTTTTGGGCGCAGTACCAGCCTTAATCGTTGCCTTAGCCAAGGGTGGATGGGTGTTGTTGTGGGTATTGCTGTTATTTGTATTTATCCAAAACTTAGAAACTTACGTGCTAGATCCGTTGCTGGTTGGTTCCTCGGTTGGCGTGCATCCTTTATATCAATTGCTGTCTGTCTTGGGAGGCGTGCAAGTATTGGGAATTATTGGGGCTGTAATTGTGCCGCCCTGGTTTGCGGGAGTGGCGGCTTTGATTGAAAACTTGTATTTAAAA